A region of Candidatus Eremiobacteraceae bacterium DNA encodes the following proteins:
- a CDS encoding M48 family metalloprotease, translated as MNAQTPTDPQTLSRRCLLCGAGAFAALAALPAGALPAAADAHDQERQIGQQVYNQQKSQGLIVDSSPYYPVLRKIGDNISRAAAPHWYTMNFIVVKGTDANAFSVPGGNIYVTQALLHDSENEDELANVLGHETGHLVLGHVMDRLHKAQTANVVGTILGIFIRNQTTATMVNLLGNYAFLNFSRAQEYQADHEGVILAGKANYNPYGMEWFFQKLQKLYGNAGFEQYVQDHPSTDDRITRIQQFFNSDPAQFGKWQNTMTSKSGLATSNGSDARVIITPS; from the coding sequence ATGAACGCTCAGACCCCCACCGATCCCCAAACTCTTTCACGGCGTTGCCTGCTCTGCGGCGCCGGCGCGTTCGCCGCGCTGGCGGCGCTGCCGGCCGGCGCGCTGCCCGCGGCGGCAGACGCCCACGATCAAGAACGCCAAATAGGACAGCAAGTCTACAATCAACAGAAGAGCCAAGGGCTTATCGTGGACTCATCGCCGTATTATCCGGTCTTGCGCAAGATCGGCGATAACATAAGCCGAGCTGCGGCGCCGCATTGGTATACCATGAATTTCATCGTGGTGAAAGGGACCGACGCCAACGCTTTTTCGGTGCCCGGCGGCAATATCTACGTGACCCAAGCACTGCTGCACGACAGCGAAAACGAAGACGAGCTCGCGAACGTGCTCGGCCACGAAACGGGCCATCTCGTGCTCGGCCACGTCATGGATCGACTGCACAAGGCACAGACGGCCAATGTCGTCGGCACCATCCTCGGCATCTTCATCCGCAATCAGACCACGGCGACCATGGTGAATCTTCTCGGCAACTACGCGTTTCTCAACTTCTCGCGCGCGCAAGAGTACCAAGCCGACCATGAAGGCGTGATCCTCGCCGGCAAAGCCAACTACAATCCTTACGGCATGGAGTGGTTTTTTCAGAAACTCCAAAAGTTGTACGGCAACGCGGGGTTCGAACAATATGTGCAGGACCACCCGTCCACCGACGACCGCATCACTCGAATCCAACAATTCTTCAATAGCGATCCGGCGCAGTTCGGCAAGTGGCAAAACACGATGACGTCCAAGAGCGGATTGGCCACGTCCAATGGATCGGATGCGAGAGTGATCATCACGCCGTCCTGA